Proteins from a single region of Flavobacterium sp. YJ01:
- a CDS encoding DUF5683 domain-containing protein — protein sequence MQNQFILLLFFLGLNSVFAQEKTQIILKDTFKSEEIDPLRPEKAAFYSAIFPGLGQIYNKKYWKLPLVYGTIGTSTYLYMDNQKNYNVYRDEYKNRLEGIKSDSQFLANLSESQLISAQKIYQRNRDLSALFIVGFYVLNIIDANIDAALSQFNVDEKLAFKPTVIKNDITLKNDFGVALNYSF from the coding sequence ATGCAGAATCAATTCATACTTCTATTATTCTTTTTGGGATTAAATTCAGTATTTGCTCAAGAAAAAACACAAATAATTTTAAAAGACACTTTTAAATCGGAAGAAATTGATCCGCTTCGTCCTGAAAAAGCAGCATTTTATTCGGCAATTTTCCCAGGTTTAGGACAGATTTACAATAAAAAGTACTGGAAACTTCCTTTAGTTTATGGGACAATAGGAACAAGTACGTATTTGTACATGGATAATCAGAAAAATTATAATGTTTACAGAGATGAATACAAAAATAGATTGGAAGGAATTAAAAGTGATTCACAATTTTTAGCAAACTTAAGCGAAAGCCAATTAATTTCTGCTCAAAAAATATATCAGAGAAATAGAGATTTATCAGCTTTATTTATCGTTGGATTTTATGTCTTAAATATCATAGATGCCAATATTGATGCGGCACTTTCACAATTTAATGTAGATGAAAAATTGGCATTTAAGCCTACTGTCATTAAAAACGATATTACATTAAAGAATGATTTTGGGGTTGCGCTCAATTATTCTTTCTAA
- a CDS encoding DUF6169 family protein, with protein MLKRYNYTFNADSGYYSFFTTSEIEYRVAFYEDFTLESCISDDKKLGNIYQITIDKIGTKPAFYDRKVSETIKNIIISFFENIEDALIYICDDNDKKAFQRFSAFDRWYNNSSMTGHITKLNNIIEFDSDNEKIKLYTSLMFHKDNRNIENIKIAFNNIRNALDGEKP; from the coding sequence TTGTTAAAACGATATAATTATACTTTTAACGCTGACTCTGGTTATTATAGTTTTTTTACAACAAGTGAGATTGAATACAGAGTTGCCTTTTATGAAGATTTCACTTTAGAATCATGTATTAGTGATGACAAAAAACTCGGAAATATCTATCAAATTACGATTGATAAAATTGGCACTAAACCTGCTTTTTATGATAGAAAGGTTTCAGAAACAATCAAAAATATTATAATTTCTTTTTTTGAAAATATTGAAGATGCATTGATTTATATTTGTGATGATAATGACAAAAAAGCCTTTCAGAGATTTTCTGCTTTTGATAGATGGTACAATAATAGCTCAATGACAGGTCATATAACAAAGCTTAATAATATTATAGAATTTGATTCTGATAATGAAAAGATTAAGCTTTATACTTCTTTGATGTTTCATAAAGATAATCGCAATATTGAAAACATAAAAATAGCATTTAATAATATTAGGAATGCATTAGATGGAGAAAAGCCATAG
- the mfd gene encoding transcription-repair coupling factor — MSKNALYTTYDNLPKAQQIATNLLEGNQIKMNISGLLGSAVSFIIRSVFKKTELPFLIVLDNKEEAAYYLNDLEQMIGEQDVLFYPASFRRPYQIDETDNANVLLRAEVLNRINSRKKPAVIVTYPEALFEKVVTRRELDKNTLKVALNDKISIDFINEVLFEYEFKRVDFITEPGEFSVRGGIVDVFSFSNDHPYRIEFFGNEVDSIRTFDVETQLSVETHKKITIIPNVENKLFQENRESFLDYIAEKTVIFIQNTEGLFSQLDKQFARAEEAFEKLSKEIKHAIPEQLFLNQASFIKRALDFSVVELASRPIFKTTKKFEFHIQPQPSFNKQFDLLLNNLSENHFNGYVNYLFCSNETQAKRFHDIFESLDEANSENIRKQYNTIVLPLYQGFIDEENQITAYTDHQIFERYHKFNIKNGYSKKQNITLKELTALSVGDYVTHIDHGIGKFGGLQKIQVEGKMQEAIKLVYADNDIVYVSIHSLHKISKYNGKDGTPPKIYKLGSNAWKVLKQKTKARVKHIAFNLIQLYAKRRLEKGFQFAPDSYLQNELESSFIYEDTPDQTKSTAEVKADMESDRPMDRLVCGDVGFGKTEVAIRAAFKAVDNSKQVAVLVPTTILAYQHYRTFSERLKDMPVTIGYLNRFRTAKQKTQTLKDLAEGKLDIVIGTHQLVNKNVVFKDLGLLIVDEEQKFGVNVKDKLKTIAANVDTLTLTATPIPRTLQFSLMAARDLSVITTPPPNRYPIETNVVGFNEEIIRDAISYEIQRNGQVFFINNRIENIKEVAGMIQRLVPNARVGIGHGQMDGAKLEELMLGFMNGDFDVLVATTIIESGLDVPNANTIFINNANNFGLSDLHQMRGRVGRSNKKAFCYFICPPYSSMTEDARKRIQALEQFSELGSGFNIAMKDLEIRGAGDLLGGEQSGFINEIGFDTYQKIMNEAIEELKENEFKDLYPEENNIDTKEYVKDIQIDADFELLFPDEYINNVSERLVLYNELGAIKDEAGLQEFEKKLIDRFGPLPKQAVSLLNSIRIKWIATKVGIEKLVLKQGKMIGYFVSDQQSDYYQSVKFRNVLNFVQKHSTLCKMKEKQTVNGLRLLLTFENVKSIKRALELMELFEE, encoded by the coding sequence TTGAGTAAAAACGCCCTATATACAACTTATGATAATCTGCCAAAAGCGCAGCAGATTGCCACAAATTTACTGGAAGGGAATCAGATAAAAATGAACATCAGCGGATTGTTAGGATCTGCAGTTTCATTTATAATTCGTTCCGTTTTTAAGAAAACAGAATTACCTTTTTTAATTGTTTTAGACAATAAAGAAGAAGCCGCTTATTACCTGAACGACTTGGAGCAGATGATTGGAGAACAAGATGTTTTGTTTTATCCAGCTTCTTTTCGACGTCCGTATCAAATTGACGAAACTGATAATGCGAATGTTTTGCTTCGTGCTGAGGTTTTAAATAGAATCAATTCCAGAAAAAAACCAGCTGTAATTGTTACTTATCCTGAAGCGCTTTTTGAAAAAGTAGTTACCAGAAGAGAACTCGATAAAAACACTTTAAAAGTGGCTTTGAATGATAAAATTTCAATTGATTTTATCAACGAAGTTTTGTTTGAATACGAATTTAAAAGAGTCGATTTTATTACAGAACCTGGCGAATTTTCTGTTCGTGGAGGAATTGTCGATGTTTTCTCTTTCTCAAACGATCATCCGTACCGAATTGAGTTTTTTGGAAACGAAGTAGACAGTATTAGAACTTTTGATGTTGAAACACAATTGTCTGTCGAAACACATAAAAAAATCACGATTATTCCGAATGTGGAGAACAAACTTTTTCAGGAAAATCGTGAAAGCTTCTTAGATTATATTGCGGAGAAAACAGTTATTTTCATCCAAAATACCGAAGGTTTATTTAGTCAGTTAGACAAACAGTTTGCGAGAGCAGAAGAAGCTTTTGAGAAACTTTCTAAGGAAATAAAACACGCCATACCAGAACAATTATTTTTAAATCAAGCTTCGTTTATCAAACGCGCTTTGGATTTTTCGGTTGTAGAATTGGCTTCAAGACCTATTTTTAAAACCACTAAAAAATTCGAATTCCATATTCAGCCTCAGCCTTCTTTCAATAAACAATTTGATTTGCTGTTGAATAATCTAAGTGAAAATCATTTTAATGGATATGTTAATTATCTATTTTGTTCGAATGAAACGCAAGCAAAACGTTTTCACGATATTTTTGAATCTTTGGATGAAGCCAATTCTGAAAATATCAGAAAACAATATAATACGATTGTATTGCCTTTGTATCAAGGTTTTATTGATGAAGAAAATCAAATTACGGCTTATACAGATCATCAGATTTTTGAACGTTATCATAAATTCAATATTAAAAATGGCTATTCGAAAAAGCAAAATATTACGCTTAAAGAATTAACAGCACTTTCGGTTGGCGATTATGTAACACACATTGATCACGGAATTGGTAAGTTTGGCGGTTTGCAGAAAATTCAGGTAGAAGGAAAAATGCAGGAAGCCATAAAATTGGTTTATGCAGATAATGATATTGTGTATGTGAGTATTCACTCATTGCATAAAATTTCAAAATACAACGGAAAAGACGGAACGCCTCCAAAAATATACAAATTAGGATCGAACGCTTGGAAAGTTTTAAAACAGAAAACCAAAGCGCGAGTTAAACATATTGCATTCAATTTGATTCAGTTGTATGCAAAACGTCGTTTAGAAAAAGGGTTTCAGTTTGCGCCAGATAGTTATTTGCAAAACGAATTAGAAAGTTCGTTTATTTACGAAGATACTCCCGATCAAACCAAATCGACAGCAGAAGTAAAAGCCGACATGGAAAGCGATCGCCCAATGGATCGTTTGGTTTGCGGTGACGTTGGTTTCGGAAAAACAGAAGTTGCAATCAGAGCTGCTTTTAAAGCCGTAGATAATAGTAAACAAGTTGCGGTTTTAGTTCCGACAACGATTTTGGCTTATCAGCATTACAGAACTTTTTCGGAACGTTTAAAAGATATGCCGGTTACAATTGGTTATTTAAACCGATTTAGAACTGCAAAACAAAAAACACAGACTTTAAAAGATTTAGCCGAAGGAAAACTAGATATTGTTATCGGAACACACCAATTAGTAAACAAAAATGTCGTTTTTAAAGACTTAGGTTTGTTGATTGTTGATGAGGAACAAAAGTTTGGTGTTAACGTAAAAGATAAACTCAAAACGATTGCAGCAAATGTTGATACATTGACTTTGACTGCAACGCCAATTCCGAGAACGCTTCAGTTTTCTTTAATGGCAGCGCGAGATTTATCGGTAATTACAACGCCTCCGCCAAATCGTTATCCTATTGAAACGAATGTAGTTGGTTTTAATGAAGAGATTATTCGTGATGCGATTTCGTATGAAATTCAGAGAAACGGACAGGTTTTCTTCATCAATAACCGAATCGAAAATATAAAAGAAGTGGCAGGAATGATTCAGCGTTTGGTTCCAAATGCAAGAGTCGGAATTGGTCACGGACAAATGGACGGTGCCAAACTAGAAGAATTGATGTTAGGTTTCATGAATGGAGATTTTGATGTTTTGGTCGCAACAACAATCATCGAAAGTGGTTTGGATGTTCCAAATGCCAACACAATTTTCATTAATAATGCCAACAATTTCGGACTTTCAGATTTGCACCAAATGCGAGGTCGAGTAGGACGTAGCAATAAAAAAGCATTCTGTTATTTTATCTGTCCGCCGTATTCATCGATGACCGAAGATGCAAGAAAACGTATTCAGGCTTTAGAACAATTTAGCGAATTGGGAAGCGGTTTTAACATTGCGATGAAAGATTTGGAGATTCGTGGAGCGGGAGATTTATTAGGTGGTGAGCAAAGTGGTTTCATTAACGAAATTGGTTTTGATACGTACCAAAAAATCATGAATGAAGCGATCGAAGAATTAAAGGAAAACGAATTCAAAGATTTGTATCCTGAAGAAAATAATATCGACACGAAAGAATATGTAAAAGACATTCAGATCGACGCTGATTTTGAATTATTATTCCCAGATGAATATATCAATAATGTTTCGGAACGGTTGGTTTTATACAACGAATTGGGAGCGATAAAAGACGAAGCCGGTTTACAGGAATTTGAGAAAAAATTAATTGACCGTTTCGGGCCATTACCAAAACAAGCGGTTTCTTTATTAAACAGCATCCGAATAAAATGGATTGCGACCAAAGTTGGAATCGAGAAATTGGTTCTGAAACAAGGCAAAATGATTGGTTATTTTGTATCCGATCAACAGTCTGATTATTACCAGTCAGTGAAATTCAGAAATGTTTTAAACTTCGTTCAAAAGCACAGCACGCTCTGCAAAATGAAAGAAAAACAAACCGTAAACGGATTACGATTGTTATTGACTTTTGAAAATGTGAAGTCGATAAAACGGGCGCTGGAATTGATGGAGTTGTTTGAGGAGTAA
- a CDS encoding L-threonine 3-dehydrogenase, with amino-acid sequence MNPKILIIGACGQIGTELTQKLRKIYGTENVIASDIRKLNTDVVNSGPFEVVNALDFNQIEHLVEVHQITDVYLMAALLSATAEKNPAFAWDLNMNSLFHVLNLAKAKKIKKIFWPSSIAVFGPTTPKENTPQYTVMEPSTVYGISKQAGERWCEYYHNIYGVDVRSIRYPGLISWSTPPGGGTTDYAVDIFYKAIADKKYECFLSSETKMPMMYMDDAIDATINIMKAPVEEIKIHSSYNLAAMSFTPTEIAAEIKKHIPEFEITYNPDFRQKIADSWPASIDDSSAREDWGWNHKFDLESMTKDMIEHLS; translated from the coding sequence ATGAATCCAAAAATATTGATCATTGGCGCTTGCGGTCAAATTGGAACGGAGCTGACACAAAAGCTGCGCAAAATATACGGAACAGAAAATGTTATCGCTTCTGATATTCGTAAATTAAATACTGATGTTGTAAACTCAGGACCTTTTGAAGTGGTCAATGCTTTAGATTTTAATCAAATAGAACATTTGGTAGAAGTACATCAAATTACTGATGTTTATTTAATGGCGGCACTTTTGTCTGCTACCGCTGAAAAAAACCCAGCATTTGCTTGGGATTTGAATATGAATTCGCTTTTTCATGTTTTGAATTTAGCGAAAGCAAAAAAAATCAAGAAAATCTTCTGGCCATCAAGTATTGCCGTTTTCGGACCAACGACTCCAAAAGAAAATACGCCTCAATATACTGTAATGGAACCTTCAACTGTTTACGGAATTAGTAAACAAGCGGGAGAAAGATGGTGCGAGTACTATCATAATATTTATGGCGTTGATGTGCGCAGTATTCGTTATCCTGGTTTAATTAGCTGGTCTACACCTCCAGGCGGCGGAACTACAGATTATGCTGTTGATATTTTTTATAAAGCTATTGCTGATAAAAAATACGAATGCTTTTTATCATCAGAAACTAAAATGCCGATGATGTATATGGATGATGCGATTGATGCTACAATAAACATTATGAAAGCACCTGTCGAAGAAATCAAAATTCATTCTTCTTATAATTTAGCTGCGATGAGTTTTACTCCGACTGAAATTGCTGCAGAAATTAAAAAACATATTCCTGAATTCGAGATTACTTATAATCCAGATTTCCGTCAGAAAATTGCGGATAGCTGGCCTGCAAGTATTGATGACAGTTCTGCAAGAGAAGACTGGGGATGGAATCATAAATTTGACTTGGAATCTATGACAAAAGATATGATTGAGCATTTGAGTTAG
- a CDS encoding M1 family metallopeptidase gives MRKIILLSFLSLGFTSAFAQSAPYWQQHADYKMEVSMDVKNYQYKGKQELVYTNNSPDTLKKVFYHLYPNAFQPGSEMDARLHFIKDPDARMVNKVKGADGKEVKQSRIETLKPNEIGFLKITNFKQDGVTAQTRVSNTVLEVTLAKPILPNSKSTFTLDFDGQVPVQIRRSGRNNSEGIELSMSQWYPKLAEFDFEGWHADPYIAREFHGVWGNFDVKITIDKEYTIGGSGYLQDKNAIGHGYEDEGITVTYPKKAKTLTWHFIAPNVHDFTWAADKDYAHDIVKGPNDVDLHFFYKNTPKVAENWKQLEPLMVKVMEYYNQRVGAYPYKQYSFIQGGDGGMEYAMCTLMLGNGTLEGILGTATHELGHSWFQHILASNESKHPWMDEGFTTYIEDSALNELKGDKKEVNPFKGNYAAYYSLVNSGKEQPQTTHGDRYDENRPYSISSYIKGSLFLSQLDYVIGKENVDATLKRYFNDFKFKHPTPNDIKRTAERVSGAELDWYLTDWTQTLNTIDYGIKDVADNAGKTTVTLERIGRMPMPIDLKVDYTDGTSETFYIPLRMMNFIKPNPNPNEKRTVLEDWAWAQQNYSFTIDKNKTSIKKITIDPSGLMADVKQANNVFEVK, from the coding sequence ATGCGAAAAATTATTTTACTTTCTTTCCTAAGCTTAGGTTTTACTTCTGCTTTTGCACAAAGCGCTCCATATTGGCAACAACATGCCGATTATAAAATGGAGGTTTCAATGGATGTAAAAAACTATCAGTACAAAGGAAAACAAGAATTGGTTTACACCAATAATTCTCCTGATACTTTAAAAAAGGTATTCTATCATTTATATCCAAACGCTTTCCAGCCAGGAAGCGAAATGGATGCACGTCTTCATTTTATCAAAGATCCAGACGCGAGAATGGTAAATAAAGTAAAAGGTGCTGATGGAAAAGAGGTAAAACAAAGCCGTATTGAAACTTTAAAACCAAATGAAATTGGATTTTTAAAAATTACAAACTTCAAACAAGACGGAGTTACAGCTCAGACAAGAGTTTCAAATACTGTTTTAGAAGTAACTTTGGCTAAACCAATTTTACCAAATTCTAAATCTACTTTTACCTTAGATTTTGACGGACAAGTTCCAGTGCAGATTCGTCGTTCTGGAAGAAATAATTCTGAAGGAATCGAGCTTTCAATGTCGCAATGGTATCCAAAATTAGCCGAATTTGATTTCGAAGGATGGCACGCAGATCCATACATTGCAAGAGAATTTCACGGAGTTTGGGGTAATTTTGATGTAAAAATTACAATCGACAAAGAATATACAATTGGTGGTTCAGGATATTTACAAGATAAAAATGCAATCGGACACGGTTATGAAGATGAAGGTATAACGGTTACATATCCTAAAAAAGCAAAAACATTGACTTGGCATTTTATCGCGCCAAATGTTCACGATTTTACTTGGGCTGCAGATAAAGATTATGCACATGATATTGTAAAAGGACCAAACGATGTCGATTTGCATTTCTTCTACAAAAACACGCCAAAAGTGGCAGAAAATTGGAAACAATTAGAGCCATTAATGGTAAAAGTTATGGAATATTACAACCAAAGAGTTGGAGCATATCCGTACAAACAATATTCATTTATTCAAGGTGGAGACGGCGGAATGGAGTATGCAATGTGTACTTTAATGTTAGGAAACGGAACTCTTGAAGGAATTCTTGGAACTGCAACGCACGAATTAGGACACTCTTGGTTCCAGCATATTTTGGCTTCAAACGAATCAAAACATCCTTGGATGGACGAAGGTTTTACGACTTATATTGAAGACAGCGCTTTGAATGAATTAAAAGGAGACAAAAAAGAAGTGAATCCATTTAAAGGAAATTATGCGGCTTATTATAGTTTAGTAAATTCTGGAAAAGAACAGCCTCAAACAACTCACGGAGATCGTTATGACGAAAATCGTCCGTATAGCATTTCTTCTTATATAAAAGGAAGTCTTTTCCTTTCGCAATTAGATTATGTAATTGGAAAAGAAAATGTTGATGCAACTTTAAAAAGATATTTCAACGATTTCAAATTCAAACACCCAACGCCAAACGATATCAAAAGAACAGCAGAAAGAGTTTCTGGAGCTGAGTTAGATTGGTATTTAACAGATTGGACACAAACGCTAAACACAATCGATTACGGAATTAAAGACGTTGCTGATAATGCAGGAAAAACAACGGTTACTTTGGAAAGAATCGGAAGAATGCCAATGCCAATCGATTTAAAAGTAGATTATACAGACGGAACTTCTGAAACATTCTACATTCCGTTAAGAATGATGAATTTCATTAAACCGAATCCAAACCCGAACGAAAAAAGAACAGTTCTAGAAGATTGGGCTTGGGCGCAGCAAAACTATAGTTTTACAATCGACAAAAACAAAACGTCAATCAAAAAAATCACTATCGATCCAAGCGGATTAATGGCTGATGTAAAACAAGCAAATAATGTTTTTGAAGTGAAATAA
- a CDS encoding S8 family peptidase, translating into MSHIKPLKLSAFALLVLAGCSASLQAQNSAPKQPIVAPLAVVKKAPVSENELKRWSHLDLVKDSIPGMSVDRAWAELLQGKTGKKVIVGIVDSGVDIEHEDLKGMIWTNTKEIPGNGIDDDKNGFIDDVHGWNFLGDAVHENLELTRVVKKGDDGSAQYKEALAQYNEKYEEALKDKEQVDFLLEVHNTIKKELNKADYKLEDLSKITSTDSKVLRSKAVMTQVFTNAGPTFNPEADFGEYKDQVYDQLNYNLNKDFDGRKIVGDNPEDIKNTKYGNNVVFGPDKEKALHGTHVAGIIAQIRGNNLGGDGVASPNVEILTVRAVPDGDEYDKDIALAIRYAVDNGAKVINGSFGKSFSPHKQWVYDAIKYAAKKDVLIVHAAGNDGYNIDETKNINYPNDSEDNVKEFADNLITIGAINKEYGENVVAPFSNFGKINVDVFAPGEEIYATVPNNKYKYLQGTSMASPNAAGVAALIRSYYPKLKAAQVKKILMESGVALPSKVVLGKSENPQEKPVAVSSAESSKTAKMVNAYNALLMAEKMSKK; encoded by the coding sequence ATGAGTCATATAAAACCTCTTAAATTATCTGCTTTTGCATTACTTGTTTTAGCAGGCTGCAGTGCAAGTTTGCAAGCACAAAATTCAGCGCCAAAACAGCCAATTGTAGCTCCTTTGGCAGTTGTAAAAAAAGCACCAGTTAGTGAAAATGAATTAAAAAGATGGAGTCATTTAGATTTAGTAAAAGATTCTATTCCGGGAATGAGTGTAGACAGAGCTTGGGCTGAATTACTGCAAGGTAAAACAGGTAAAAAAGTTATTGTAGGTATTGTAGATTCAGGAGTAGATATCGAGCACGAAGATCTAAAAGGAATGATCTGGACAAATACTAAAGAAATTCCAGGAAACGGAATCGACGATGATAAAAACGGATTTATCGATGACGTGCACGGATGGAATTTCCTTGGAGATGCTGTACACGAAAATCTGGAATTGACTCGCGTTGTTAAAAAAGGAGACGACGGATCTGCTCAATACAAAGAAGCTTTAGCTCAATATAATGAAAAGTATGAGGAAGCTTTAAAAGATAAAGAACAAGTAGATTTTTTACTTGAGGTTCACAATACAATCAAAAAAGAGCTAAATAAAGCAGATTACAAACTGGAAGATTTAAGTAAGATTACTTCAACAGATTCAAAAGTTTTAAGAAGCAAAGCAGTAATGACTCAGGTTTTTACAAATGCAGGACCAACTTTTAACCCTGAAGCTGATTTTGGAGAATACAAAGATCAAGTTTACGATCAGTTGAATTACAATTTAAACAAAGATTTTGACGGAAGAAAAATCGTAGGCGATAATCCAGAAGATATTAAAAACACGAAATACGGAAATAACGTTGTTTTTGGTCCAGATAAAGAAAAGGCACTTCACGGAACTCACGTTGCTGGAATTATTGCTCAAATTAGAGGAAATAATTTAGGAGGAGACGGAGTAGCTTCGCCAAATGTTGAGATTTTAACGGTTAGAGCGGTGCCAGACGGAGACGAATATGATAAAGATATTGCATTGGCAATTCGTTATGCCGTAGATAATGGTGCAAAAGTAATCAACGGAAGTTTCGGAAAAAGCTTTTCTCCACACAAACAATGGGTTTACGACGCTATTAAATATGCGGCTAAAAAAGACGTTTTAATTGTTCACGCAGCAGGAAATGACGGATACAATATTGATGAAACAAAAAACATCAATTATCCAAACGATTCTGAAGACAATGTAAAAGAATTTGCAGATAATTTAATTACAATTGGAGCAATTAATAAAGAATACGGAGAAAATGTTGTGGCTCCATTTTCAAACTTTGGAAAAATCAACGTAGACGTTTTTGCTCCAGGTGAAGAAATTTACGCAACAGTTCCGAATAATAAATACAAATATTTGCAAGGAACTTCAATGGCATCTCCAAACGCGGCAGGTGTAGCAGCATTGATTCGTTCATACTATCCAAAATTAAAAGCAGCTCAGGTTAAAAAGATTTTAATGGAATCTGGAGTAGCGCTTCCTTCAAAGGTTGTTCTTGGAAAAAGTGAAAATCCGCAAGAGAAACCAGTTGCAGTTTCTTCAGCAGAATCTTCAAAAACAGCAAAAATGGTAAATGCTTATAACGCTTTATTAATGGCTGAAAAGATGTCTAAAAAATAA